One Dysosmobacter welbionis DNA segment encodes these proteins:
- a CDS encoding putative quinol monooxygenase, giving the protein MAITVNIYYTGNRGAARKFAEEMTVSGVVDAIRAEAGNLRYAYFFPMEDPETVLLIDSWRDQQALDTHHASPMMAQIARLREQYDLHMRVERYLSDETPTTSQDEAFIRR; this is encoded by the coding sequence ATGGCAATCACTGTCAATATCTATTACACGGGCAACCGCGGAGCTGCCCGGAAATTCGCAGAGGAGATGACCGTCAGCGGCGTCGTGGATGCGATCCGGGCAGAGGCAGGGAACCTGCGGTATGCCTATTTCTTCCCCATGGAGGACCCGGAGACTGTGCTGCTGATCGACAGCTGGCGAGATCAGCAGGCTTTGGACACCCACCACGCCTCCCCCATGATGGCGCAGATCGCCCGGCTTCGGGAGCAGTACGACCTGCACATGCGGGTGGAGCGATATCTGTCCGATGAGACGCCAACAACCTCTCAGGATGAGGCGTTTATCCGCAGATAA
- a CDS encoding CD3072 family TudS-related putative desulfidase: protein MFTDGRSRRVVFLAHCLLNQNAISDGTAEVPAAHREILRLILDAQVSVAQMPCPELCCLGLDRGDPKGGERPVEAENTRIRRAMGQPEASARLRELTDQVVWQIREYQKHGFAVLGIVGMDRSPCCGVNTTSDQDRELPGRGVFIASLRAALESAGLTVPVIGIKPSAPEALDRVRSLLGE, encoded by the coding sequence ATGTTTACCGACGGAAGGAGCAGGCGTGTGGTGTTTCTGGCCCACTGCCTGCTGAATCAGAACGCCATTTCCGACGGCACGGCGGAGGTGCCTGCCGCCCACCGGGAGATTTTGCGGCTGATTCTGGATGCTCAGGTAAGCGTGGCTCAAATGCCGTGCCCGGAGCTGTGCTGTCTGGGGCTGGACCGGGGAGATCCCAAAGGAGGGGAACGACCAGTGGAGGCAGAGAACACCCGCATCCGCCGGGCCATGGGCCAGCCGGAGGCATCTGCCCGGCTGCGGGAGCTGACGGATCAGGTGGTTTGGCAGATTCGGGAGTACCAGAAGCACGGATTTGCCGTGCTGGGCATCGTAGGTATGGACCGCTCCCCCTGCTGCGGGGTGAACACCACCTCGGACCAGGACCGGGAACTGCCCGGCCGGGGCGTGTTTATCGCATCTCTCCGGGCGGCACTGGAGTCGGCAGGGCTGACCGTACCCGTGATCGGCATCAAGCCGTCGGCGCCGGAGGCGCTGGACCGGGTACGGTCCCTTCTGGGGGAATGA
- a CDS encoding VOC family protein, translating into MKLKNPLLAVRDMERSKTFYREVLGLHVVMDFGANVTLTGGLCLQTLDTWTDFLGKEAEEIRFGANDSEVYFEEDDFDGFLAHLVGCADVVYVRPPLEHRWGQRVVRLYDPDRHIIEVGENMKSVCRRFRDQGMTPEQIAARMEVPLKFVTGCLR; encoded by the coding sequence GTGAAGCTGAAAAATCCCCTGCTGGCAGTCCGGGACATGGAGCGGTCCAAGACCTTTTACCGGGAGGTCCTGGGGCTTCATGTGGTGATGGATTTCGGTGCCAACGTGACCCTCACCGGCGGCCTGTGCCTCCAAACACTGGATACCTGGACGGATTTCCTTGGAAAAGAGGCGGAGGAGATCCGCTTTGGTGCAAATGACAGCGAGGTCTACTTTGAGGAGGACGACTTCGACGGCTTCCTGGCGCACCTGGTTGGGTGCGCGGATGTGGTGTACGTCCGCCCGCCCCTGGAGCATCGCTGGGGGCAGCGGGTGGTGCGGCTCTATGACCCGGACCGCCACATCATTGAGGTGGGTGAGAATATGAAGTCCGTCTGCCGTCGGTTCCGGGACCAGGGCATGACGCCGGAGCAGATCGCCGCGCGGATGGAGGTGCCCTTGAAGTTCGTCACCGGCTGTCTGCGCTGA